A window of Pedobacter lusitanus contains these coding sequences:
- a CDS encoding PAS domain-containing sensor histidine kinase: protein MDKDHSSERENSISLISKLSGKLKYKNEDFSAKTRLTPDDVNVLLNELQVYQLELEMQNDELKASYATLDRERAKFVGLYNLAPVSYFILDYLGIVEEVNQNAVDLLNIPRQTILHKRFQSFISPQSWEDFYNFLHRLQYNDHKQTAEVKLKLIDDQFIYARMEGRAVSSIIVTEVKYYIAIIDITESRNAQQVLKETKDRLEMTLKASATGTWTIGCASNTVFLDTHSFNIMGVSSTSFNGTITGLIELIHPDDQKQVGNQLISAVHGIKDIDLEFRIGDIDNSFRYIAVKGHEIKIPEESGYFAGILTDITERKRLEQEAAILKNDQQKLVLSATLTAQEKERNSISSALHDSVCQLLYGIKLNLESVERSNSLKGEFKNVKQLLDQAIKETRQISYELTPSVLKDFGFVAGIKEMAQRTSTVHFQIDTYIDRTADTLHPDVQLYIFRMIQELVNNCIKHSKASHAEISVCLKNNRVSIRVSDNGTGLSQPHDQENNTGSGLSGIRNRVYLLNGKIKFENSKKGLTVTITFDNTPELSV from the coding sequence GTGGATAAAGATCATAGTTCAGAAAGAGAAAATAGTATATCATTAATCAGTAAGTTATCAGGAAAGCTTAAATATAAGAATGAAGATTTTTCTGCGAAGACAAGACTGACTCCTGATGATGTTAATGTTTTGCTTAATGAACTTCAGGTCTATCAGCTGGAGCTGGAGATGCAGAATGATGAACTGAAAGCTTCCTATGCAACGCTGGATCGGGAAAGAGCTAAATTTGTTGGTCTGTATAACCTGGCACCCGTAAGTTATTTTATTCTGGATTATCTGGGCATAGTAGAAGAAGTTAACCAGAATGCGGTAGACCTGCTTAATATACCCAGACAAACCATTCTTCATAAAAGATTTCAGAGTTTTATTTCGCCGCAGTCCTGGGAAGATTTTTATAATTTTCTTCACAGGCTGCAATACAATGATCATAAACAAACTGCTGAAGTTAAGTTAAAACTTATTGATGATCAGTTTATTTACGCCCGTATGGAAGGACGTGCGGTATCAAGTATAATTGTAACTGAAGTCAAATACTATATTGCAATTATTGATATTACTGAAAGCCGTAATGCCCAGCAGGTTTTAAAAGAAACAAAAGACCGGTTGGAAATGACCCTTAAGGCTTCAGCTACAGGTACCTGGACTATTGGTTGTGCATCCAATACTGTTTTCCTGGATACACATAGTTTTAATATTATGGGGGTAAGTAGTACATCATTCAACGGAACAATTACCGGATTGATCGAACTTATTCATCCTGATGACCAGAAGCAGGTAGGTAACCAGCTGATCAGCGCTGTGCATGGCATAAAAGATATAGATCTGGAATTCAGAATCGGGGACATTGATAATAGTTTCAGATATATAGCTGTAAAAGGGCATGAGATTAAAATACCGGAAGAGTCAGGGTATTTTGCAGGGATCTTAACCGATATTACAGAACGAAAACGATTGGAACAGGAGGCTGCCATTTTAAAGAATGATCAGCAGAAACTGGTTCTTTCGGCAACGCTCACCGCACAGGAGAAAGAACGTAACAGCATCAGCAGCGCTTTGCATGACAGTGTCTGTCAATTACTTTATGGAATAAAGTTAAATCTGGAAAGTGTAGAAAGAAGTAATTCGCTGAAGGGTGAGTTTAAGAATGTTAAACAGCTTCTTGATCAGGCAATTAAAGAGACAAGACAGATTTCCTATGAACTAACTCCATCAGTACTGAAAGATTTTGGTTTTGTTGCAGGAATAAAGGAAATGGCGCAGCGTACCAGTACAGTTCATTTTCAGATTGATACCTATATCGATAGAACTGCAGATACTCTACACCCTGACGTACAATTGTATATTTTCAGAATGATACAGGAATTAGTCAATAACTGTATTAAACATTCAAAAGCAAGTCATGCAGAGATCAGTGTCTGTTTAAAAAACAATAGAGTATCTATCCGGGTATCTGATAATGGAACAGGTCTCAGTCAGCCGCACGATCAGGAAAATAACACGGGTTCGGGATTAAGCGGGATCAGAAACAGAGTATACCTGTTAAATGGAAAGATTAAGTTTGAGAATTCAAAAAAAGGCCTGACAGTAACTATTACATTTGACAATACTCCTGAACTCTCAGTATAA
- a CDS encoding CheR family methyltransferase produces MIPQTSKSKTTEQNKSSFPIIGMGGSAGSFHAFEKFFLHMPVKSGMAFVIIMHLDNSHHINVAAMLRPVSSMIIDEATDGTQVEPDHIYVIPPGKDMGIHNGRLLLMEASRYKGAHMSIDYFLQSLAEDQWGNAVSIIFSGMGADGETGVRMIKEKLGMAMVQDPATAEYPSMPNAAIKSNMVDYVLAPEDMPVKLIQYINHPALMDAKSADDIAMNNTNQTHLQKILMLLRSHTGHDFTLYKKNTIIRRIERRIAINQLHDYVDYINYLRENPNEIALLFNELLIGVTKFFRDHSAFEVLKSKLYAHLANRGIGDPIRVWVAGCSTGEEAYSIAILLIEYFESAKIDRVPKLQIFATDLDPIAIDHARSGNYFANISSEVSPERLERFFVKVNDGYIVKKEVREMIVFAQHNLIKDAPFTRLDLLCCRNVMIYLTSELQKKIIPVFHYSLNPNGLLFLGPAESVGTFHDSFTNLDTKWKLFQRKEGASLGNMLDFPFHVANQHNKNVKMQLPVKNIKNPLVETFHKVLLENYTPTSLLLNERGDILYINGKTSKFMQINSGEAIFNIHRLAREELKYALGNALHQVWEQKENIEVSDIKIKEENGVYLVRFKVTYMTELPLQDLLLVTFYDLGPLKKKRVTKGLNIDPSREGAVEELEKELIYTKQQLHSTIEQMETSLEELKSTNEELQSTNEELQSTNEEALTTKEEMQSLNEELMTINLQYQNKAEELTQLNNDMKNLLDNTEIGTIFLDNQLNIVRFTPQVTKLFNVIPSDVGRSITHIVSNFDYPSLEDSIKEVIEKLAGKELEVTTKKDEWYNLRIMPYRTMDNFISGAVVTFTKITPVKAMENRLISLLNYAKGMINLNSEAAVVLDRDRKVLVANNQFLQKFNLKEDEILEQSFMEIVHNKWKTNKLDKLLLETEATEMFIQHSFQGLGLKDMFVKSQPVNKAESEVGLISLITFRNQSSG; encoded by the coding sequence ATGATTCCACAAACATCCAAATCAAAAACAACCGAACAAAATAAATCATCTTTCCCAATCATCGGGATGGGTGGGTCTGCAGGTTCATTTCATGCTTTTGAAAAGTTCTTTTTACATATGCCGGTCAAAAGCGGGATGGCATTTGTGATTATTATGCACCTCGATAATTCCCATCATATTAATGTGGCAGCCATGCTTCGGCCGGTGTCATCTATGATTATCGATGAAGCAACAGATGGTACGCAGGTTGAACCGGATCATATTTATGTTATTCCTCCGGGTAAAGATATGGGTATACACAACGGACGTTTATTGTTAATGGAAGCTTCCCGTTATAAAGGTGCACACATGTCTATTGATTATTTTTTGCAGAGTCTTGCCGAAGACCAGTGGGGCAATGCTGTTTCTATTATTTTTTCGGGAATGGGTGCCGATGGAGAAACCGGTGTGAGAATGATCAAGGAAAAGTTAGGGATGGCAATGGTACAGGATCCGGCGACAGCTGAATATCCGAGTATGCCTAATGCAGCTATAAAATCCAACATGGTGGATTATGTACTTGCTCCTGAAGATATGCCCGTAAAACTGATACAGTATATTAATCATCCGGCATTAATGGACGCTAAGTCGGCTGATGATATTGCGATGAATAATACTAACCAGACACATCTGCAAAAGATATTAATGCTGTTGCGTTCCCATACAGGTCATGATTTTACATTGTATAAGAAAAATACAATTATCAGAAGAATTGAAAGGAGAATAGCCATTAATCAATTACATGATTATGTAGACTATATCAATTACCTGAGAGAAAATCCTAACGAAATAGCTTTATTATTTAATGAATTACTAATAGGTGTAACCAAGTTTTTCAGAGATCACAGTGCATTCGAAGTTTTAAAAAGTAAATTATATGCCCACCTGGCTAACAGAGGTATCGGTGATCCTATTCGTGTCTGGGTAGCAGGTTGTTCTACAGGTGAAGAAGCTTATTCTATTGCGATATTACTAATAGAATATTTCGAATCAGCAAAGATAGACAGAGTACCAAAACTGCAGATCTTTGCCACAGATCTTGATCCTATTGCTATTGATCATGCCCGGTCTGGAAATTACTTTGCCAATATAAGTTCAGAAGTATCTCCTGAAAGACTGGAACGATTTTTTGTTAAGGTGAATGACGGATATATTGTAAAAAAAGAGGTTCGGGAAATGATTGTATTTGCCCAGCATAACCTCATTAAGGATGCACCATTCACACGCCTGGATTTATTATGCTGCAGAAATGTGATGATATATCTTACTTCAGAGCTGCAGAAAAAAATCATTCCTGTTTTTCATTATTCTCTGAATCCTAATGGGCTTTTATTCCTTGGCCCGGCAGAATCTGTAGGGACTTTTCATGATAGCTTTACTAACTTAGATACGAAATGGAAGCTTTTCCAGCGTAAAGAAGGTGCTTCTCTCGGGAATATGCTTGATTTTCCATTTCATGTTGCCAATCAGCATAATAAAAATGTGAAGATGCAGCTGCCGGTTAAAAACATTAAGAATCCTTTAGTAGAAACTTTTCATAAAGTCCTGCTGGAAAACTATACGCCAACATCGTTATTATTGAATGAACGTGGCGATATCCTTTATATTAATGGTAAAACCTCAAAGTTTATGCAGATTAACTCTGGTGAGGCCATATTCAATATTCACAGGCTGGCCAGAGAAGAACTTAAATATGCCCTGGGGAATGCTCTGCATCAGGTTTGGGAGCAAAAAGAGAATATAGAGGTTTCTGATATAAAGATTAAGGAAGAAAACGGGGTTTACCTGGTGCGTTTTAAGGTCACCTACATGACAGAGTTGCCGTTGCAGGATTTGCTGCTGGTAACCTTTTATGATCTGGGACCGCTCAAGAAAAAGAGAGTGACCAAAGGCCTTAATATAGATCCATCAAGAGAGGGAGCGGTAGAGGAGCTGGAAAAAGAGCTGATTTATACCAAACAACAGTTACACAGTACTATTGAGCAGATGGAAACCTCGCTGGAAGAATTGAAATCTACCAATGAAGAGCTGCAGAGTACCAATGAAGAATTACAGAGTACTAACGAAGAAGCCCTGACTACCAAAGAGGAAATGCAGTCGCTGAATGAAGAGCTCATGACCATCAATCTCCAGTATCAGAATAAAGCAGAGGAATTAACTCAGCTGAATAATGATATGAAAAACCTGCTGGATAATACTGAAATCGGGACTATATTTCTGGATAACCAGCTTAATATTGTTCGTTTTACTCCTCAGGTCACTAAACTGTTTAATGTTATTCCAAGTGATGTAGGCAGATCTATTACCCATATCGTTTCCAATTTTGATTATCCTTCCCTGGAAGATTCAATCAAAGAAGTAATTGAAAAACTGGCCGGGAAAGAGCTGGAGGTTACAACGAAAAAAGACGAGTGGTATAATTTAAGGATCATGCCTTACCGCACAATGGATAATTTTATAAGCGGCGCTGTAGTTACTTTTACTAAAATTACCCCGGTAAAAGCAATGGAGAACAGATTAATATCTTTACTTAACTATGCAAAAGGTATGATCAACCTGAATTCTGAAGCTGCGGTAGTACTGGACAGAGACCGAAAAGTTCTGGTTGCCAATAACCAGTTTTTACAGAAATTTAATTTAAAGGAAGATGAAATTCTAGAACAATCTTTCATGGAGATTGTTCACAACAAATGGAAAACAAATAAGCTCGATAAGCTGCTGTTGGAGACCGAAGCGACAGAAATGTTTATTCAGCATAGTTTTCAGGGTTTAGGGCTAAAAGATATGTTTGTAAAGAGTCAGCCGGTCAATAAGGCCGAATCAGAAGTAGGTTTGATATCATTAATCACTTTTAGAAATCAAAGCAGTGGATAA